A window of Zingiber officinale cultivar Zhangliang chromosome 5A, Zo_v1.1, whole genome shotgun sequence contains these coding sequences:
- the LOC121980394 gene encoding serine/arginine-rich splicing factor RS2Z33-like isoform X2: MKHDFAFVEFSDPRDADDARYSLDGREFDGSRIIVEFARGVPRGPGGSREYLGRGPPPGSGRCFNCGIDGHWARDCKAGDWKNKCYRCGERGHIERNCQNSPKKLKRGRSYSRSPSPRRGRSRSRSYSRSRSYSRSRSPVRDGRRADREDRGGSRSPHYSRSPRGSPPPSKDRRRSPSPDGSRSPKDRTRNSPPKEEAERNGSDYGRSPRRENSRSPMSQERGSPRAMSHERESPPARSHERVSPLARSHESESPRGRSYKSPETNGGSRSPREYDDDDNNQYASPRRSASPPS, from the exons GAATTCAGTGACCCTCGAGATGCTGATGATGCAAGGTACAGTCTAGATGGACGAGAGTTTGATGGTAGCCGAATTATAGTGGAGTTTGCTAGAGGG GTTCCTCGTGGTCCTGGAGGTTCTCGTGAATATCTAGGAAGGGGACCTCCTCCTGGTTCTGGCCGATGCTTTAACTGTGGTATAGATGGGCATTGGGCTCGGGACTGCAAAGCAGGAGACTGGAAAAACAAGTGTTATCGTTGTGGAGAGAGGGGCCACATTGAAAGAAACTGCCAAAATAGTCCTAAAAAGCTCAA ACGCGGACGGAGTTATTCAAGATCACCTTCTCCACGCCGTGGTAGGAGCAGGAGTCGGAGTTACAGCCGAAGCCGGAGTTACAG CCGTTCAAGATCTCCTGTGAGAGATGGGCGTCGTGCTGACCGTGAAGATAGGGGTGGATCGAGAAGCCCCCACTACAGCAGGAGCCCCAGGGGTAGCCCTCCACCTTCAAAGGATAGGAGGCGCAGCCCCTCCCCTGATGGCAGCAGGAGTCCTAAGGACCGAACTAGGAACTCTCCCCCGAAGGAGGAAGCTGAGCGCAATGGTTCTGACTATGGTCGTAGTCCCCGTAGGGAAAACAGCAGGAGCCCTATGAGCCAGGAAAGGGGGAGCCCTCGTGCCATGAGCCACGAAAGGGAGAGTCCTCCTGCCAGGAGCCATGAAAGGGTGAGTCCTCTTGCCAGGAGCCATGAAAGTGAGAGCCCTCGTGGCAGGAGTTACAAAAGCCCTGAAACTAATGGTGGAAGTCGAAGCCCTAGGGagtatgatgatgatgataataatCAATATGCATCTCCAAGGCGCAGTGCCTCTCCTCCAAGCTGA